TGAAATTGACACTAGACTTCTGCACGACCTTAAAGACAACACCTGTAGAGGGGTATAGCATTCTGCTAGACTTTGTAGGTCCATTAATCTTAATCCACCACATGAACTAATCTTCAATTCTCGAAGGGATGTTGCACCGTGAATTGAAATGGACATCAGACTATTGCAGCAGCTTATTTCCAAATTTTCAAGAGACGGACATTTTATGGACAACCCCTCAAGAGAAACTCCAGTGTACAATTCTGCTCCACTATGCAAGCTCGTTGATGTTAACTTACCACCACGTGAACTAAACAACAATTTCCGGATGGATGTCAAaccaaataatgaaaatgatctAAATTTGTCACAGCTGCATATTTCCAAATTTTGAAGAGATGTAAACTTTTCTACCAGACTTGTTAGGTTTGATAGCTCGTGAcaaatactcatcttcaacttACGGAGGGATGCAAAATGATCAGGAAAATTTCTCATTTGTGGACACTCCAAGAGATCCAACTCCTCAAGGCGAGGAAACACcgatatttatttttctttcaccACTGGTGGTTCAATCCATTCGGTCAAATTTGGGGCCGCACTAATTCTGAACGTCTTCAATGCAGGAAACAAAGCCTTGGTCTTCATTGCATCATCAACGTCATCATAGCCATAAAACTCATCTCCCAAACGTTTTAGATTACACATTGTATTAAACTCAAGATGCATAAGACTAGGTAGATGGCCAAGCATGGGGGCTTCTTCACATACGTCGCACTGAAGCAATCGAATCTCTTTCAAGTTGTTGTGTGGCTTCCAAGATGGAAATTGAGCACCCATGAAATTGCGAATCTCTAAAACTTCCAAATTAGGGTGTGGCTGGAGGCCTTGGAGAACATCTTCTTCACTGTTGTTGCATGGCCTCATTTCCTCACCCCATACAAGTGATAACTTTCGTATGTTGCTCTTCTCAACTAAATTTGATTTCTTTGCTTCTTCTCCATCCCTCACatgttccaaatcataaatGGCCAGTTCACCTTTCAAGTGGTTTAAGCTAGCCAATTCCTCAATTCCACGACCGGTTCCATCAGGACTCACAATAAAATAAGGCATGGTTCGAAGACTAGTCAATTACCCAACCCTAACATGAGATTCCCTGTACCAACCAAAATTAGCATGTTTCTTTTTTTGGACAGGACCAAAATAGATGTGTCTCAAGTTGATCAAATCTTCCATTTCCATAGAAAACACTTTCAGACGTCTACAATGCTCCATTCTTAATGTTTGTAGGTTATGGAGCTTGCCGACAGATTTGGGGAGTGCTTCAATCTTTGTTCTAGAAACGTTTAAATACCTCAATTGCTTCAGTTTCCCAATTGAAATAGGCAGCTCCTTAATATCAGCGTTGTAAAGATTCAAGACATGTAAACCTCTAAATCTTGGCAACATGTTACTAGGAACTTCACTATTAGAAAACAATGAGCGCAATCCCCTTAAACTTTGTTCCGGAATTGATTgcaaaaccaaagtaggaatGTGTGAAGCATGTCGAATCTTTAGTGTGACGACCATCTCATTAGAATCCGAAGTTgcgttctcaaattttgatacaaGTTCTGCAAAATCATGCACAAGAGCATGCATCTTGCATTTGTCAACGACACCAAATTCATCTTTCGTAAGATCTTGAAGTAAGGAGTTTTGCAATAGAATATGAAAATGCTCAGTGCCTATATCCTCCATCTCTAGATCACTATTCTCGGAAGAAGGGCAAAGCAATCCTTGAGCCATCCATAGTTGGATTAGGTCATCCCTTTCAATTTCAGATCCTTTCTTGAACATTGAGCAATAAGTGAAGCATTGTTTCAAAAATGGGAATTTCAAATTATCCAGACTCAACTTCAATTCCGAGATGATAATCTCTTTTGCTTCTGGAGAGTCCCATATTTTACTTTGTAGAATTGCTGACCATTGATCTGCACCATTCTTAGAACGCAACATTCCTCCGAAAACCTGTTGGTTCATATATGGTTAGATTTCCTGTTAAGTTATTCATAGACTTCGTAAGTGATTATAACAATAAAcattggttggtagtttgacaGAAGCTAGTTAACTAATATTATAATGTTACTGTTAATGGATAAAGAGAATGTTAGGACCCTAACAATAGTAATGGGCCAATATCTGTAATAAGGTTAATGGGTCACTTAGGCCAACTAAGAAGAGCACCATGTATTTCTAAATAGCCTCATTTGTaagctttaaataaataatacaaaataaattgtcTTTACCTTTGCCACAGATGGTAAACCTGCACACTTTTTGGCAATGTCTCTTCCAACTGTCTCTAGATCAGGATCTGTAGGAGCAGTATTATCTACAAATGCTCTTCCCTTCAATATGGACCAGCATTCGTCTTCCGATAGAAATCCCAAATCATAGCGAGAAAGTGTTTCCGTAATTGTTGCAACTTTGGAACTGCGTGTAGTGACTAGTATGGTGCTCCCCCGTGCAAAATGGAGTTCTGAcaaacaaatcatcaatttgCTCCATTCTTCGGAATCTTCATTCCAAACGTCATCGAGTACAAGAAGACATCTTTTCTTCGTCAACTGTTCTTGGAGGCTTTTAAGCACTGCCTCCTGACTTTGTATATCAACCGTTCCACAGTTAACactgttggagcaatattagaaaatatgaaaaatataaaagaattccaatgataataatcataaagaaattcacaacatcaattatatatgagattaatataaataactaggGAGAAAGTGAGAAATACtaacaaacttggagattgaggcttgcataaatgcaatgtcctaaagatagaatttcgcccctactcttgtgcttgtagttcggtaggcgtccatctcccaggattcaacaatctataatccgaagtcaaagcacttcaatcttcggactctggcgaacttcatatattccgtactctcaagacacgactcggaatttgacacacgaagcatgagagaaacaaagtggggaaaccctatttctcaaaagtaaaaattaactctaattttctatatttaataccaatggtttcatgggtttatatagaatccaacttctacttattaaagagatgtaacttttcatctataagtatacatcacttatcaagggaatgtcacctaaacaacataacctttctaagaaattggttaacacaatttttcattcaattattaaaattatatattacaatatttcatattataatatataatttccaacaattccccacatgaatgaaaaattaggaagaatttgagagtacaggcggacaagagatgcatcgggagaggtgtcttttggacttgaacctaccctagtgaatacttatcgggtttacttggtgacgcagtggatgtagaagatcttgaactgttcaccgcagcagtaaaccgagacaataagcaacacacatcactaatcctaatatattacggttcata
This genomic interval from Malus domestica chromosome 05, GDT2T_hap1 contains the following:
- the LOC139187740 gene encoding putative disease resistance protein RGA3, giving the protein MDIADISSFTAEGILAKAASLSNEPLVRSWELEEKLKSLHQTLAMIQDITREAAEQPQDPREAVASWVQKLKDVANDADDVLEEINYEVLRHKHEIQNHLKRKVLNFFSLSNPVAFRLKTEHKIKSINASLVDLASQASSMALFSKNIDATSQAMKSTRETNSSIGNEIIVGRDDAVSNIVATLTNSKHQENLSVMAIVGMPGLGKTTLANVNCGTVDIQSQEAVLKSLQEQLTKKRCLLVLDDVWNEDSEEWSKLMICLSELHFARGSTILVTTRSSKVATITETLSRYDLGFLSEDECWSILKGRAFVDNTAPTDPDLETVGRDIAKKCAGLPSVAKVFGGMLRSKNGADQWSAILQSKIWDSPEAKEIIISELKLSLDNLKFPFLKQCFTYCSMFKKGSEIERDDLIQLWMAQGLLCPSSENSDLEMEDIGTEHFHILLQNSLLQDLTKDEFGVVDKCKMHALVHDFAELVSKFENATSDSNEMVVTLKIRHASHIPTLVLQSIPEQSLRGLRSLFSNSEVPSNMLPRFRGLHVLNLYNADIKELPISIGKLKQLRYLNVSRTKIEALPKSVGKLHNLQTLRMEHCRRLKVFSMEMEDLINLRHIYFGPVQKKKHANFGWYRESHVRVG